DNA sequence from the Scylla paramamosain isolate STU-SP2022 chromosome 4, ASM3559412v1, whole genome shotgun sequence genome:
agaaaatatgaacaTTGGTATACAAATACATAACGGTCTCAAGCccaacttttccttttctttattagaaATATTGTAAAAGGTGTTTCCTAGAACATATGATATTAAACATAGATGATTGTTTACCATTTATCATATAAACAgtaaattatagaaaatttgtacatttgtttttcttagtcACCCCTCGCGTTGCCTCAGTTTCTTCCTGCAGTGTGGCGCTAGGGCCTAAGGGTGACTAAAACAATGTTACAATACTCCCCCGTGAGAGAGTCCCTGGAAGGCTAAAGGTTGAGCCTCTGTGGCTGGCGAATGGTCCGTCCGGTTCGAGAGGAGGCGAGACGAGGGCCATCCTCACGAGTTGAAGTGGAGGCAGGTCCGTTCTTATGGGGTGGAGTGTGAGGTGGGCCCCCTGCACGGGCTGAGCTGGACGGCGGGTCCTCTTCATCTACATAGGCAGGCTTCAGGCGGTCGATGGACACCCAGTCGCTGCGTCCGGCTATGCTGAGGCGGTAAGCCTTAGGATTGCGCTCCAGGACAGCATATGGACCACGATAAGGGCGGGTGAGGGGTGATCTGTGGGCGTCGTTCCTTATAAAGACATACTTGCACGTGTGGAGTAACTCTGGAAGGTGTCGTGGAGGCAACTTCTTATATGTCTGGATACATGGCCGGTACTCCCCCACAGTTTGACGTAGTGTAGTGAGGTGGTTGTTGTCTGCAGGACTGTGGCCTGTGGGAAAAAATTCGCCTGGTACCGTGAGAGCCTCCCCGAACACCATTTCGGCGGGGGAAACGCCTAGTACCTCTTTGGGTGACGTACGCATACCCAGGAGGACCCAGGGGAGTTGAGCCTTCCAGTCTGGTCCGTTACAGCGTGCCATCAGTGCAGCCTTCAAGGTACAGTGGGTTCGCTCGACCATACCATTGGCTGCTGGGTTATATGCAGTGGTGTGATGGATATTTGTTCCCATTAGATCTCCCAGAGACTTCCATAGTTGGGATGTGAAGGCAGGCCCTCGGTCAGAGGTGATGTTGTCTGGGACGCCAAAACGGCTGATCCACCCATGCAGGAGAGCTTCTGCGCAGTCTTGGGAGGTGGCATGCTTCATGGGGATAGCTTCAGGCCAGCGTGTGGAGCGCTCTGTAGCGGTGAAGAGATAATGAGCGCCATCTGATGGTGGTAGGGATCCCACAACGTCGACGTGGAGGTGCCCGAAGCGATGCTTCGGCTGGGGAAACTCTCCTGTCCCCGATTCAGTGTGATGGCTTGTCTTGCTGGTCTGGCAGACAATACAGCACCGTGCCCATCGCCTGACATCCTTGTTCATGCCGTGCTAGATGAATCTATGTTTCATCAAACTGGCAGTTGACCGTCCAGAAGGGTGTGACAAACCGTGAATGATGTCGAAGATTGTACGGCGGAATGGCTCTGGGATGAGGGGGTGTGGGCGACCGGTGCTGACGTCAAAGAGGACGGTACGGTCACCGTCCCCGAGAGGAACGTCCTCCCATTGCAGACTGGTTATGGCGGTGCGATAGGCCGCCGTCTCGGGATCTTCCTCTTGGGCCATGGCTATCTCGTTGTAGTTGATCCCGAGGTGGACAGCGTTAACCTAACCTCTACTCTTGAGAGAGCGTCGGCTACCGGATTAACTTTTCCTGGTGTATATTCGATGGTGCAGCCGAACTCGGCGATGCTGGAGAGTTGCCGCTGTTGTCTGTCAGACCATGCGTCGCCTGGTTTGGAGAAGGCGTGCACCAATGGCCGATGATCCTTGCAGATGGTAAATGGAATGCCTTCAAGAAGATATTTGAAGTGGCGCACTGCAAGATAGACAGCAAGCAGTTCACGGTCGAAGGTGCTGTATCTTGCTTCTGCTGGCCGGAGTTTTCTGCTGAAGAATGCCAGTGGTCAGGTCATCCCCATGGTGGTTTGTTCGATGACTGCCCCGACAGCGACAGAGCTTGCGTCTGTGGTGAGCGTGAGAGGAACATCGGGGCACGGGAAGGAGAGAGTTGTGGCTGATGCGAGAGCGGTCTTCGTATCCTCAAAAGCCTTTTGTTGCTTCGAATCCCATTCCAGCTTCTTCGGTTTGCTGGCAAGAGAACTGTACAGTGGTTCCATGGTGTGAGCAATCTTCAGGAGGAAGCGGTGGTAGTAGTTTACCATGCCGACGAATTCTTGGAGTCCCTTGATGGTGGTAGGATGAGGGAATTTTGAAATGGCGTCTACCTTGCTTGGAAGGGGGGCAACACCAGCCAGTGATATCTTGTGCCCAAGGAACTCCACAGATGTAACACCGAAGAGACACTTGTCCTGGCGCGCTACAAGGCCATTATCCCGGAGTCACTGCAACACGACCCGGAGATGCTGAAGGTGTTCTTCGGAGTTCTTGGAGGAAATTAGGATGTCGTCCATGTAGCAGGCACAGAAGGGAAGGTCTCCGAGGATGCCATCCATCAGCCGTTGAAAGGTAGCTCCTGAATTCCGGAGGCCAAAAGTGGAGTAATTGAAAGTGTAGGTCCCGAACGGTGTAATGATTGCTGTCTTGGGTACATCTTCGGGGTGTACTGGAACTTGAAAGTAGCCTTTCAGGAGGTCAAGCTTAGAAAAAATCTTGGCCCCATGCAGGTTGGAAATAAGGTCTGCCATGTTAGGAAGGGGGTAGTGGTCTGGTTCAGTGACGAGATTGAGGCACCTGTAATCGCCACAGGGCCGCCAGGTTCCATCGGCTTTTTTGACAAGGTGAAGAGGGGATGCCCATGGACTCGATGCTTTTTGACAAACACCCATCCGTTCCATGTCAGCATAAGCTTGCTTTGCTGCCTGAAGTTTTTCTGGGGACAGACGTCTAAACCTGGAGTGTACCGGAGGGCCTGTTGTCTTGATGTAGTGGAAGATACCATGTTTTGCTGGCTGACCGGGCTGCTGGCGTAGCTCTGGTCGGAAGACTCCGGGGAACTCCTGGTAGAGGGTGTCGTAGGGGGTGTCTGTTCTCACGGAGCAGATTTGTGTGCAGCGGCGATGGGAGCCGAGAGGTGTTGAGTGGAAGGTAGCTACGTCCAACAGTCTGCGGTTGGCGACGTCGACGAGTAATCCATGGTGGCTCAGGAAATCTGCTCCCAGGAGAGGCGTTTTGACGTCGGCGATGATGAACTCCCAGGAGAAGCTGCGTTCGGCTGCTTGAATAGGGATGGTTCAGGTGCCGTAGATTGGAATGTTGCTTCTGTTGGCAGCAATGAGCTTGATGTTTGGTGGTTTCTTCAAGGGAAGCTTCCTATCCTCTGTTGTGGCTGGGAATAGGGAACGGAAAGCGTCGGTATCCACTAGAAACTTCCGGCCAGATAAGACATCGGTGATGAAGAATCCTGCACCTGGTGGTCCCAGTGCATGGATGTTCGGGTCTTGAGAGGCCACCGTCGAGGGAAACGGTGGCCTTGTTACACGTTTTTTGGCCACTGGCAGACAGGGGTGCATTTTCGAGCCCCTGCTCCAAACTTGAAGTGGTAGTGGCACATTCCATGGGGCGGTAGTTGATAATGGGCTCCTAGTTTGCGGTCACGTATCTGGTTGTTGAGTGGCCACCTGTGGGGAGCGAACTTGGCAGCGTTGGTGTTGGGGAGGTTCTCGGCGGGGGAAGAGCAGATGGCGTCAGGGCTGCGGGAGGCCCTGGCAGCATTGATGAGATTATCAGCCTTCCTTATTAGGTCTTCCATGTGGCAGTCGTCCGCTTCGTGTAGGGCCGCTCTTACAGAGGAGGGAAGGCGCTGCAGCCACAGCTCGCGAAGCAGGTCTATACGGCGTGGTTTGTTGGTTTTGGGGTCGAGGTCAGGCAGTGTAGCAAGAGCTTGCATCTCATTCCAGGCTGTGTGCGCTGTGGTGTCTCCCAGGGGTGTTTGTGGCATACTTAAGAGACGCTGGGCACGGGCGCTGACACTGAGTGTGAATTCCTGAAGGAGGTAACTCTTGAGGTCTTCGTATTCTACGTCCTTGACCTGGTTGTCCAGCCACGCAGCTATACAGGGGAAAAGTTCCTCAGGAACGGCTTCCAACACGTAGTCTGCCTTGGTGCGGGGGTCTGTAATTTTTCGTAGGCGGAACTGGACCTCTGCCCGTCGGAACCATCGGAACCACGAGACCGCCTCCTTGGAGCAGAACGGCGACAGCTTCACTACTACGGCGTGGACTGGAACTGCGTCGGTGTTTGCCTTCGTGTTGTCGGTGGGGGTTCATTGTTGAACGCGGGTCCGTATCACTCCGGGGTCACCAGTTGTAAGGTTATGGAGCTTCCTTCAGAGTTGATTGACATTTTTTAACGCGAGAAGGCTATATAGTAACATATGatcataaacaagaaaatatgaacaTTGGTATACAAATACATAACGGTCTCAAGCccaacttttccttttctttattagaaATATTGTAAAAGGTGTTTCCTAGAACATATGATATTAAACATAGATGATTGTTTACCATTTATCATATAAACAgtaaattatagaaaatttgtacatttgtttttcttagtcACCCCTCGCGTCGCCTCAGTTTCTTTCTGCGGTGTGGCGCTAGGGCCTAAGGGTGACTAAAACAATGTTacaataccaccctgcacttttccatgtcttttcatagacatccagctcttcagggagtaaacatttcatgcaaggaagccacagaacacctaacttcttatctttctaaaatttctgatgggggcagaacaaacttgatattgttcactacctcaaaaactcaattcctccatctatcaactcaacacaaccttccagacaactatcccctcttcttcaatgacactcaactgtcctcctcttctacactgatcatcctcagtctgtcctttacttataatctgtggaaacttcacgtctcatctctagctaaaacagcttctatgaagttaggtgttctgagacatctccaccagtttttctcactctacccagctgctaactctgtacaagggccttatccgtccatgtatggagtatgcttcacatgtctggggagttccacttatactgctcttctagatagggtggaatcaaaagcttttcatctcatcaacgcctctcctctaactgactgtcttcagcctctctctcatctccgtaatgttgcatctctagctgtcttctaccactactttcatgctaactgcttttctgatcttgctagtggcatgcctcctctcctcccatggcctcactgcacaagacttgtttctctcatccctgttctgtccacctctctaatgcaagagttaaccagtattctcagttattcagccctttctctggtaaactctggaactccctgcctgctcctgtatttccaccattcctatgacttgaattccttcaagagggaggtttcaaggcacttatccttcaattttttactaccgctttggacccttttctgggactagcatctcagtggcctttttttttttttttttattggatttttgttgcccttgaccagtgtccctcctacaaaaaaaaaaaaaaaaaaaaaggagatacaagtaaagagacaagaaatcaagaaactgctggaagagctggatgttagaaaagctatgggaccagatcaagtaaatgaatggatattaaaagaatgcagagaacaaatggaggaacccatattggatataattaacagcttattgagagagggaaaagtaccaagggaatggaaaagagctaacatagtgccaatatacaaagggggaaataaaatgggaccattaaattacagacctgtgtcactaacaagtattgttaCCAAGCTTTgtaaaatagtaattaaagatagatgggcacaatatttagaagatgaaaagataattacagaaaagcaatctgattcaggaaagggagatcctgtgtcataaatctactgagcttttatacagtagtaatagatgaagtgcaag
Encoded proteins:
- the LOC135099774 gene encoding uncharacterized protein LOC135099774; protein product: MPQTPLGDTTAHTAWNEMQALATLPDLDPKTNKPRRIDLLRELWLQRLPSSVRAALHEADDCHMEDLIRKADNLINAARASRSPDAICSSPAENLPNTNAAKFAPHRWPLNNQIRDRKLGAHYQLPPHGMCHYHFKFGAGARKCTPVCQWPKNV